In Mauremys reevesii isolate NIE-2019 linkage group 16, ASM1616193v1, whole genome shotgun sequence, a single window of DNA contains:
- the B3GNT9 gene encoding UDP-GlcNAc:betaGal beta-1,3-N-acetylglucosaminyltransferase 9, with translation MRVQLKGDAICTLFLVVVLCSLLYSQLERTSPTGNKEQTHKKPSPTQRIFPGPEAPKWHPQAEVTFGRPRIISIAKDAEVASKKAQTTTSPPLAHSAFDFKRYLLNKDNRNFDLLINQPKKCLRTPEGPFLLIAIKSVVEDFDRREIVRKTWGKEGLVNGVQVQRVFLLGIPKNKTALATWDILVHQESLMYQDILLWDFLDTFFNLTLKEIHFLNWADKFCSSVKFIFKGDADVFVNVENIIDFLERHDPAEDLFVGDIIYNAHPIRVQKSKYYIPETMYGLGTYPLYAGGGGFLLSSSTMKKLFQACKEVELFPIDDVFLGMCLQRINLKPVLHEGFKTFGIVKPSAAPHLQTFDPCFYKDLMVVHSLKVAEIWLMWNLLHSPRLSCTQKKRVKKPFQWKRKKPEAMTVSSLLIKQAKHGRSR, from the coding sequence ATGAGAGTTCAGCTCAAAGGGGATGCGATCTGCACCCTTTTCCTGGTGGTAGTGCTTTGCTCTTTACTCTATTCCCAGTTGGAGCGTACTTCCCCAACAGGAAACAAGGAGCAAACGCACAAGAAACCTTCGCCAACGCAGAGGATCTTCCCAGGCCCCGAAGCCCCCAAGTGGCATCCTCAAGCGGAGGTGACATTTGGCCGACCCAGAATCATTTCTATCGCTAAAGATGCAGAGGTGGCAAGTAAAAAGGCTCAAACTACCACTTCCCCACCGCTGGCTCATTCTGCCTTCGACTTCAAGCGCTACCTTCTAAACAAGGACAATCGGAACTTTGATCTTCTCATTAACCAGCCCAAGAAATGCCTGAGAACACCCGAAGGTCCCTTCCTGCTCATAGCCATCAAATCAGTAGTTGAGGACTTTGACAGACGCGAGATCGTCCGTAAGACCtggggcaaggagggtttggTGAATGGGGTGCAGGTTCAAAGAGTTTTCCTCCTGGGAATACCAAAGAATAAGACGGCACTTGCAACATGGGATATTCTTGTCCATCAGGAGAGTCTGATGTACCAGGACATTTTACTCTGGGACTTTCTGGATACTTTCTTCAATCTGACCCTgaaagagatccacttcctgaaCTGGGCTGACAAGTTTTGTTCCAGTGTGAAGTTCATTTTTAAAGGGGATGCTGATGTTTTTGTCAATGTGGAGAACATCATTGACTTCCTCGAGAGACATGACCCTGCAGAAGACCTCTTTGTTGGGGACATCATCTACAATGCTCACCCAATCCGGGTGCAGAAGAGTAAATACTACATCCCAGAAACGATGTACGGGCTAGGCACCTACCCACTctatgcagggggagggggcttctTATTGTCCAGCAGCACCATGAAAAAGCTCTTCCAGGCTTGCAAAGAGGTGGAGCTCTTCCCCATTGATGATGTCTTTTTGGGTATGTGCTTGCAGAGAATCAATCTCAAACCTGTTTTGCATGAAGGATTCAAGACGTTTGGCATCGTGAAACCCTCAGCTGCCCCACACCTGCAGACGTTTGACCCCTGCTTTTACAAAGATCTCATGGTAGTCCACAGTCTAAAAGTAGCCGAAATCTGGCTAATGTGGAATCTGCTTCACAGCCCACGGCTTTCCTGCACCCAGAAGAAGCGGGTGAAGAAGCCTTTCCAATGGAAGAGGAAAAAACCTGAAGCAATGACGGTCAGCAGCCTTCTAATAAAGCAGGCTAAGCATGGCAGAAGCAGGTGA